One Dethiosulfovibrio faecalis genomic region harbors:
- a CDS encoding CBS domain-containing protein has product MKVITSHVGSDFDSLASMIAAGKLYPDGVPCFSGSAERNVRDFLKRHRDRWTVLTPRKIRMDEVTQLIVVDTRSVRRLGVLAPLAGRPDVDVHVYDHHPPCSDEIDASKKVIEPVGAAVTLILEEVLRRGIAPTPHEATLFALGIYEDTGGLIFGGTTTRDYEMMCRMREYGADFTLIPSAIEMGLSASERRMMDKLVENAWERYIAGARVVFTMAAVDTYVEGLSLFVHRLRDFFSADVVLSAVRMEGRTYVVGRSRQNVLDVASLLKPLGGGGHPQAASATVNDRSPQRILLSLESQVEELITPAMTVSGIMTSPVMAVDEDSSVNDSYRIMLRYGHSALPVTRNGGLIGLITRKDLDKAQLHGYGEAMVGEFMTEGVITVSSQASIEEAHRSMVTHNIGRLPVVRNGDLIGIVTRTDLLRALYPASMPMEERQIAPDYPWTEPMERLLDKGLSCSDRELLKMMGRRAHEMGMAAYVVGGVVRDLLLDRPVSDLDVVVEGDATGFIKSWERDGADVSLHGRFKTGTISFPDGRKVDVATARREFYEFPTAQPTVSSDSLKHDLYRRDFTVNAMALSIGGETWGTLIDYFGGRRDILSRKLRTLHNLSFVEDPTRIFRGVRLEQRLGFDLDDNALRTMKNCVRGGLFGGLSGFRLRSELEISLMEPRPWPIVKRMAELGLWEPLFPGIHLGNRVARTLRRLSVARGRMAKELIPLGEDLWIAPLAALLQEGPDDLWPRVADRLNLGARERSLLRMSVDGLGGAEEAIGGRSPRKNSEIVTFLRDVSPVVALYWALSTARWRFRRRILLYLTRLIKVKPMLSGSDILAMGYSEGPRVGEILDSLLLARLDGAVDTRDDEIAWVARNFKREVEMEGR; this is encoded by the coding sequence TTGAAGGTTATCACCAGTCACGTCGGCAGCGACTTCGACTCACTCGCCAGCATGATCGCCGCCGGGAAACTCTATCCCGACGGCGTTCCGTGTTTTTCCGGGTCGGCTGAACGAAACGTCAGGGATTTTCTGAAAAGACATCGAGACCGATGGACCGTCCTGACACCAAGAAAAATCAGGATGGACGAGGTCACCCAGCTGATAGTCGTCGATACCAGGTCCGTCCGGAGATTGGGCGTTCTTGCCCCTTTGGCGGGGCGTCCGGACGTGGACGTCCACGTCTACGACCACCATCCGCCCTGCTCCGACGAGATAGACGCTTCCAAAAAGGTGATAGAGCCTGTGGGAGCGGCGGTCACCCTCATACTCGAGGAGGTGCTCCGCAGGGGAATAGCTCCGACTCCCCACGAGGCCACCCTTTTCGCCCTTGGCATATACGAGGACACCGGAGGGCTCATATTCGGCGGAACCACCACGCGGGACTATGAGATGATGTGTCGCATGAGGGAATACGGCGCGGATTTCACCCTTATCCCCTCCGCTATCGAGATGGGCCTTTCCGCATCGGAACGCAGAATGATGGATAAGCTGGTGGAGAACGCCTGGGAGAGGTACATAGCCGGTGCCAGGGTCGTCTTCACAATGGCGGCGGTCGATACCTATGTCGAGGGGTTGTCCCTCTTCGTCCACCGTCTTCGCGATTTTTTCAGCGCCGACGTAGTCCTGTCCGCCGTGAGGATGGAAGGGCGCACCTACGTCGTGGGCAGAAGCAGGCAGAACGTTCTCGACGTGGCATCTCTGCTTAAACCTCTTGGAGGAGGAGGCCATCCCCAGGCGGCGTCGGCGACGGTAAACGACAGGAGTCCTCAGAGGATTCTCCTGTCTCTCGAAAGCCAGGTGGAGGAGCTTATAACCCCGGCTATGACCGTGTCGGGGATAATGACCAGCCCCGTCATGGCGGTGGACGAGGATAGCTCGGTGAACGACTCCTACAGGATAATGCTTCGCTACGGTCACTCCGCCCTTCCCGTTACCAGGAATGGAGGTCTGATAGGTCTTATAACCAGAAAGGACCTGGACAAGGCCCAGCTGCACGGATACGGAGAGGCCATGGTGGGAGAGTTTATGACGGAAGGGGTCATAACCGTTTCCTCTCAGGCCTCCATAGAGGAAGCCCATCGCTCCATGGTAACCCACAACATCGGCAGACTGCCGGTGGTACGAAACGGAGATCTGATAGGAATAGTCACCAGAACCGACCTTCTGAGGGCACTCTATCCCGCATCTATGCCCATGGAGGAAAGACAGATAGCTCCGGATTACCCTTGGACCGAGCCGATGGAACGTCTGTTGGACAAGGGGCTTTCCTGCTCCGACAGAGAACTGCTTAAAATGATGGGCCGCAGGGCTCACGAGATGGGAATGGCTGCCTACGTCGTAGGAGGTGTCGTGAGGGATCTCCTACTCGATCGGCCCGTCTCGGATCTTGACGTGGTGGTGGAGGGCGACGCTACCGGCTTCATAAAATCCTGGGAGAGAGACGGTGCCGACGTATCGCTTCACGGTCGCTTTAAAACAGGCACGATCTCCTTCCCCGACGGGAGAAAGGTGGATGTCGCCACTGCCAGGAGGGAGTTTTACGAATTTCCCACGGCCCAGCCGACCGTCTCCAGCGATTCTCTGAAACACGATCTGTACAGGAGGGATTTTACGGTCAACGCCATGGCTCTCTCCATCGGAGGGGAGACCTGGGGAACCCTTATAGATTACTTTGGAGGAAGACGGGATATCCTGTCCCGTAAGCTGAGAACCCTGCATAACCTCAGCTTCGTGGAGGACCCGACCAGGATCTTCAGAGGGGTCAGACTCGAGCAGAGGCTCGGTTTCGACCTAGACGACAACGCCCTGAGAACGATGAAAAACTGCGTAAGAGGCGGCTTGTTCGGCGGACTCTCCGGGTTTCGTTTGAGATCGGAGCTGGAGATATCACTGATGGAGCCCAGGCCCTGGCCCATAGTCAAGAGAATGGCCGAACTGGGACTCTGGGAGCCCCTCTTTCCGGGAATACACCTGGGCAACAGGGTAGCCAGAACTCTGCGTCGCCTCTCCGTAGCGAGAGGCAGAATGGCCAAGGAGTTGATCCCTCTGGGAGAAGACCTCTGGATAGCCCCTCTGGCCGCCTTGCTCCAGGAGGGACCAGACGACCTGTGGCCCAGGGTCGCCGATAGATTGAACCTCGGTGCCAGGGAAAGATCTCTTCTTCGGATGAGCGTTGACGGACTGGGAGGGGCGGAGGAAGCCATAGGAGGTCGATCTCCCAGAAAAAACTCGGAGATAGTGACCTTTTTGAGGGATGTCTCTCCGGTGGTCGCCCTCTACTGGGCTCTTTCCACCGCCCGTTGGCGTTTCAGGAGAAGGATACTGCTGTATCTGACCAGGCTCATCAAGGTGAAGCCCATGTTGTCCGGAAGCGATATATTGGCCATGGGATATTCAGAAGGACCTCGCGTCGGGGAAATCCTGGACTCGCTGCTTCTGGCCAGGCTGGACGGAGCTGTCGACACCAGAGACGACGAAATCGCCTGGGTAGCTCGAAATTTTAAAAGAGAAGTAGAGATGGAAGGGAGATAA
- a CDS encoding site-2 protease family protein — MSGQIADILLALPAVLWAISFHEFCHGWVAYQLGDPTARDAGRLTLNPLAHFDVIGAIMLLLFHFGWAKPVPIDPRYFGKPRRDMVLVSVAGVAGNIFTALVVGLILRFFPGPFMASPALGRVMILMVYVNVGLAVFNLIPIPPLDGSKLIYPLLPRSWMKGWFYLERYGMIVLLLLVAVGVVGAIMRPVMYLFLRLILA; from the coding sequence ATGTCTGGACAAATCGCCGATATACTTTTGGCCCTGCCTGCCGTGCTTTGGGCCATATCCTTTCACGAATTCTGCCATGGTTGGGTGGCCTATCAGCTTGGAGACCCTACCGCCAGAGACGCCGGCAGACTTACGTTGAACCCCTTGGCCCATTTCGACGTAATAGGGGCCATAATGTTGCTGTTGTTCCATTTCGGATGGGCCAAGCCCGTTCCCATCGACCCTCGTTACTTCGGCAAGCCCAGGAGGGACATGGTATTGGTATCGGTAGCAGGGGTGGCGGGAAACATCTTCACCGCTTTGGTCGTAGGTCTGATACTGCGTTTCTTTCCCGGTCCCTTCATGGCCAGCCCGGCTCTCGGAAGGGTCATGATACTGATGGTCTACGTAAACGTAGGGCTTGCGGTGTTCAACCTCATCCCCATTCCCCCTCTGGATGGATCGAAACTGATCTACCCTCTTCTTCCCCGATCCTGGATGAAGGGCTGGTTCTACCTCGAGAGGTACGGAATGATAGTGTTGCTGCTTTTGGTCGCAGTCGGGGTGGTCGGGGCAATAATGCGTCCCGTCATGTACCTTTTTCTGAGACTTATATTGGCTTGA
- the surE gene encoding 5'/3'-nucleotidase SurE has protein sequence MRLFITNDDGVYAPGIAALAKALSDGGHLTTVVAPDRERSSVGHAITLTRPLRVWSVASDLYPKDLDVHACDGTPSDCVVLGVDEVSSGTDIVISGINNGPNLGDDITYSGTVSAAMEGSIMGYPSVAVSLNCSRGDEELHYDAAAAVVVRLVDWLSHNPMTNDIVLNVNVPNLPLTMMKGLKVTHKGVRVYADKVTKLQDPFGRTYYWVAGRPEDDLVEGSDVWAVAHGYVSITPIHMDMTHYGTLDTLRSGGLEKTRISED, from the coding sequence ATGAGATTATTCATTACCAACGATGACGGAGTATACGCTCCTGGAATAGCGGCTCTGGCCAAGGCCCTTAGCGACGGAGGCCATCTCACGACAGTGGTAGCTCCCGATAGAGAGAGGAGTTCCGTAGGTCACGCCATAACCCTGACCAGACCATTGAGGGTCTGGTCGGTTGCCAGCGACCTCTACCCTAAGGACCTGGACGTCCACGCCTGCGACGGAACCCCCTCGGACTGCGTGGTACTGGGAGTGGACGAGGTCTCCTCCGGCACGGACATAGTCATCTCCGGGATAAACAACGGTCCCAACCTGGGAGACGACATAACCTATTCCGGTACGGTATCGGCTGCGATGGAGGGATCCATCATGGGGTATCCCTCGGTGGCAGTGTCGCTGAACTGTTCCAGAGGAGACGAAGAACTCCATTACGATGCTGCCGCGGCGGTAGTGGTCCGCTTGGTCGATTGGCTTTCCCACAACCCCATGACGAACGACATAGTTCTGAACGTAAACGTTCCGAACCTGCCTCTGACCATGATGAAGGGGTTGAAGGTTACCCATAAGGGAGTCAGGGTTTACGCCGATAAGGTCACCAAACTACAGGATCCCTTCGGACGTACCTACTATTGGGTGGCCGGTAGACCGGAAGACGATCTGGTCGAGGGCAGCGACGTATGGGCGGTTGCTCACGGCTACGTCTCGATAACCCCGATACACATGGATATGACCCATTACGGCACCTTGGATACCTTGAGATCCGGAGGTTTGGAAAAGACGAGAATTTCCGAGGATTGA
- the thrC gene encoding threonine synthase has protein sequence MAQGILRRYGEHLPITDRTPDLSLCEGSTPLIPLINLGRELSVELYAKFDGLNPTGSFKDRGMVLAVAKALEEEARSVVCASTGNTSASAAAYAARAGIPCFVVLPAGNVAMGKLAQAIAYGAKVVPIEDNFDVALDLARKGAEEMGMAIVNSVNPYRLMGQRSASWEICDELGDRPDWLVLPVGNAGNISAYREGFDYYSSLGRCSGLPRMVGVQASGSAPLALGREFPEPETVATAIRIGRPVNAEKAKKAVSDSGGTFLAVDDDEILKAQRLLAGRDGLFAEPASCAGVAGLMKLKEQGELPEGIRIVTVLTGNGLKDPDALLSRISPIEPVKAQWSVLEEIFGS, from the coding sequence ATGGCTCAGGGAATTTTAAGGAGATACGGCGAACACCTTCCTATAACGGACAGAACTCCCGATCTGTCTCTCTGCGAAGGGAGCACCCCGCTTATCCCTCTGATAAATCTCGGTAGGGAGTTGTCAGTCGAGCTTTACGCTAAATTCGACGGTTTAAATCCCACCGGGTCCTTCAAGGATAGAGGGATGGTTCTGGCGGTGGCGAAGGCGCTTGAAGAAGAGGCCCGTTCGGTGGTCTGTGCCTCCACAGGCAACACCTCTGCCTCCGCCGCTGCCTACGCCGCCAGGGCAGGTATCCCCTGCTTTGTGGTCCTTCCTGCCGGCAACGTCGCCATGGGAAAACTCGCCCAGGCCATCGCCTACGGAGCTAAGGTAGTGCCTATAGAGGACAATTTCGACGTCGCTCTGGACCTTGCAAGAAAAGGAGCGGAGGAGATGGGCATGGCGATAGTCAACTCTGTCAACCCCTACAGATTGATGGGGCAAAGAAGCGCCTCCTGGGAGATCTGCGACGAGCTGGGCGATCGGCCCGACTGGCTGGTGTTGCCCGTGGGCAACGCTGGAAACATCTCCGCCTATAGGGAAGGCTTCGATTACTATTCCTCTTTGGGACGCTGCTCCGGATTGCCCCGGATGGTAGGGGTTCAGGCTTCCGGTTCAGCCCCTCTGGCATTGGGACGGGAGTTCCCCGAGCCGGAAACGGTGGCCACCGCCATAAGGATAGGCCGTCCGGTAAACGCGGAGAAAGCAAAAAAAGCCGTGTCCGACAGCGGGGGAACCTTCCTCGCGGTGGACGACGACGAGATACTGAAAGCACAGAGGCTCCTGGCCGGTAGGGATGGGCTCTTCGCCGAGCCCGCCTCCTGTGCCGGAGTGGCGGGGCTGATGAAACTGAAGGAACAGGGCGAGTTGCCCGAGGGCATCAGAATAGTCACGGTTTTGACGGGGAACGGCCTAAAGGATCCGGACGCCCTTCTATCCAGGATCTCCCCGATCGAGCCGGTGAAGGCTCAATGGTCCGTCCTGGAGGAGATCTTCGGGTCATGA